CGCTGCTGTCGGCCCTGACAATCTTCCAGACAGTCTTCGTCTGATGTTCGAGCTTCGAGAGCTCTCGAGCCCGGTCGAGGCGATCCGGGCGGAGCACGCGCCCGACGCCGTCGTCGTCGACTGCGAGCGGGACTTCGAGACGCTCCCGCCAGCCCAGGCCGAGGACGTGGGACTGTTCGTCGACGCGCTCGAGCCGACGAGCTACCCTACCGAGTGGCTCCCGACGGACGCGCCGAAACTGCTCGCTCGCTACGCGGGTTCCGATTTCACGATCGGAATGCCGGGCGACGGCAGCATCGCCTGGACGCGCCAGACCGAACCGCCGACGATCATCGTCAAACCCCGCGTGGGGGGATCGCCGGAGCCGTTCCTGAACTTTCTGCTCGCGGAAGCGCTCGTCGAGGTCGGACTCGACGTTCCAGAACACTTCATCGGTTTCTTCGAGGAGGAGTACCGCGCGCTCGATAGGGCGACGGCCCTCGACGCCGGCGGTACCTATCAGGTCGCCGCCGCGCTCTACGACGGTTGGAAGGGACTTCACACGCGCGAGGTGTTTGCCGGATGGCGCACCGACCATCCCGAACTCGCCGACGCGTGGCAGGACGCCGGAACACGACTCGAGGACCGCGTCTCGGGGCTCCCGCGCGCCGTCGCCCGCGGCGAGACCGACTTCGCGGACGCGACGGAGCTAGCCTGTGCGGCGCTCAAGCACGCGATCGAACTCCCGGCGCCGTTCGCCGCCCTCGACACCGAGGCCTACCGGGAGCACGGCCCCGACTACGCGATCACGTGGGCCGAGAAGACGTTCGACGCGCTCGAGGAGTAGCGAGCGTATTTTCGCGACGGAGACGGCGCCGACTCAGTCGTCCTCGACGCGCTCGAGGACGATCCGCTCCTCGAACCTCCCGCGTTCAGCTCGCTTTTCGCGACGCGTGCGTTCGATGGATTCGCGGGATCGATTCTGCGCCTCGAGAATCGCGTCGACGACCTCCAGCACGTCGGCCAGTTCCTCGGGGTCTCTCGACTCCTCGAACTCCCTCGCCTCCTCGAGAAGCTTCGCCGCGAGTCTGTCGGCGTACTCCTCGTCGTCGGCGACGTGCGTTACCGGGCGCTCGTCCTGTTCTTCGATGATCTCGGGAATGCGATCGCGGACGAGTTTGTTGTACCCAGTGGGCATGAGTGTGGTGAACGGTGAAATACCGCGGCTCGTGCGTTCAGAAGCTCGCGTCGACGCTGCCGTCCTCGTCGAGGTCGATGGTACCGTCGAACAGCGCGCGGAACTCGTCGACGAACGCCTCGTCGTGTGGATCCTCCGAGAGGTGGAACAGTCCGACAGCGTCGTGTTCCTCGAGCAGCGAGAGGATCCGCTCGGCGGCGGAAAGGGCCTGTTCCTCGCCGGCGTAGTAGGCGAGTTCGGTGACCGAGTCGAAGCTGATCCGGAGTTTGCCGTCGTGATCGTCGAGGAAGCCGTCGATGTGGTCGACGATGCCGTCGACGTCGTCCGGTGCGGCGACGTAGTGAACGGCGTCGCTGGAGCGTCGCGAGTAGCCGCGTTCGATGCTCAGCGTGTCGAGAATCTCGGCGCGGTTCTCGTCGACGTCGTAGTACTCGAGTTTCTGTCTGACTTCGCGGGCGGTCGTCCGCGTGGAGACGACGAGAAAGTTGTCGGTGTCGGTCTTGAGGAAATCCGTGTCGATTCGGTCCGTCTCACCGGTGCTCGGGTGAAGCAAGAGAATCCCGGTCCCCCCTGGAACCGTCTCGGGCGTCCCGTCGATCGCCAGTTCGTACTCCATATTGCGTGATCAATTTCCGGAACGGACTTAATACTGCGGATGTGTCTCGCGGGGGCACGGGCGGTCGGTTCGTGCGATACAACCCGATTCCGGACCGTCAGACGTCCTCCTGGCGCAAAAGCACGAGCATCGACAGTCCGGAGATAACGACGAGGATGAGCGCGGGAAGCGCGGCGTACCGGTAGTGGGCGGTTCCGTGGGCGCTCCAGATGAGGGTCACGAGCGTTTCCATTCCGATCGGTTGCAGCATCAGCGTTGCCGGAAGTTCCTTCATCGTGGTCAGGAAGACGAGGACGCCCCCGGCGACGACCCCCGGCGCGATTAGCGGCAGCGTTACTCGGCGGAAGGTTTCCAGTCGACCGGCGTTCAGCGTTCGCGCCGCTTCGGGGAGTCGATCGTCGACCTGGAGTACGGACGTCCGCGTGCTCCCGACGGCTTGCGGGAGGAACCGAACGACGTACGCGAACACGAGAAGGACGACGCCCTCCCGATAGATGAACGGAACGTAGTTCGCACCGAAAAAGACGAGCGCGAGACCGATGACGATTCCGGGGACTGCGAAACCGACGTACGTAACGCGTTCGAACAGTCGGGCGAGTATCGATTCTGACTGCGACGACAGATAGCCGACGGGAATGGCAAACGTACAGGCGATGACCGCGGCGAGGCCGGCGAGATAGACCGAGTTGAGGGCGTACTCCCACTCGAACGCGTACGTCGAGGCTTCGGCGCCGATCCCTCGAACGATCCAGACGCCGAAGATCGCGATCGGCACCGCGAGCGTCAAGATACCGATCCCGGCGACGGTGCCCATCGCCGGCCACTTCCACCGGCCCAACCGAATTTGGGATCCACTCGGAGTTCCGCCGCTCGCATCCTCATCGCGTCCAACGTTCGCCTCGATCAGGAGGACGATGCCAGTTACCGCGAGCAACTGCAGCGACAACAGGGCCGCGTACTCCACGTTGAGCGCGCCGAACTCCCAGTAGATTGCACTCGTGAACACCTCGACGTGCATGAACGCCGGCGTTCCGAAGTCCGAAATCGCATAGAGCGCGGTCAGCAACGCGCCGGCGGCGATCGCCGGCCGAATCTGCGGGAAGGTCACGCGACGGAACGCTTCGAACCGGTCCGCATTCAGCGTCCGTGCGGCGTCGACGAGCGAGGCGTCCATCGACAGAAGCGCGGCGCGTGCGGTGAGAAAGACGTACGGATACGTATACAGGGTGATGACCAGGACGGCGCCCCAGAACCCGCGAACGTGGGGCATCGGAACACCGAGGAGCGAACTCACTTCTCCGTACGGACCGAACGCGGAGACGAACGCGAACGCGCCGATATAGCTCGGAATTACCAGCGGCAGCGCGGCGACGATGGTCCAGAACCGGCGAAATGGAAGATTCGTTCGGGTCGTCAGAATCGCCAACGGGAGTCCGATGGCGACCGAGAGGACGGTCACCGAGACCATGAGCCCCAGACTGGTAAGGAGAATACCGGCGGTCCGGGCTGAAAATACCAACTCGCCCGCTCGAGTCGGATTCACCTGCAGTGCCCGCAGGACGATCCACAGTAACGGCGACGCGACGAGCAGCGCGATCAACCCGCTAATAATCGTCAAACCGGGGTATGAGACTTTCTCGCCCGCGTTCGACAGTTTCTCGAATCGGTTCGATGCCACGATAGTAGTTCGACCGGTGTGTTTCGGCGGAACGGATTTAGGGCTTCCTAAAATTACCGGTCAGCCGGATCGTTCGAGTCCCGGTCTGGACGGCGGCGATTCGCGCCGCTGAACGGAGTGCGGACCGCATCGGAGACGGAGAACCGGCGCGAGATGTCCGATTAGACCGTCATTCCTTCTTCGCGGAGCAGGTCGATGGCGGGCTCGACGTCGCCGAGTTTGTTCAGGTCGAACTCGAGCGGATCGATCTCGTCGAGGGTCGGGAGTTCGCCGACGTACTCGACGCCGTCGACGACGGGATACTCTCCGTTGACGTCGACGAAGAAGTCCTGTCCCTGTTCGGCGATGATGTGGCGGGTAAACTCCGCCGCGAGGTTCGGCTTGTCCGCTCCCTCGAGAATGGCGACGCCGGAGACGTTGAACAGGCAGCCGGGATCGTTACTGGTGAACGTCACGTCGAGGGGAGCGTCCGGATCGTCGTCGACGATGCGGCCGGCGTAGTACTGGTTGCCGAGCGCGATCTCCTGTTCGCCGCTCGCAACGGCCTCGGCCTGGTCCGAGCCGCTACTGTACAGCGTCGCGTTCTGATCCTCGACCATCGCGCGGACCCATTCGCGGGTCGCGTCTTCGCCCTCTTCCTCCATCATCGCGACGATGAACGAGTGGAAGGTCCCCGAATTCGGGCGCGTCGAGATAACGTCCCGGAATCGCTCGTCTTCGGCGTACGCGAAGATGTCGTCCGGAAGATCGTCGCCGTCGAAGTGGTCGGTGTTGTACTGCACGGCACGAACCCGGCCGGACGCACCGGTCCACTGTCCGTCCGAGTCTCGGTAGTTGTCGTCCACCGCGTCGATAACGTCTTCCGGCAGCTCGCGCGCGAGCCCTTCGTCCTTGAGTCGCGCGAGTTCGCCCGAGGATTGCGTGTAGAAGACGTCCGCCGGGCTGTTTTCGCCCTCCTCCAGGATACTCGCCAGCTGATCGCCCTCGTCGTCGTAGTCACGCTTGATCGTGAAATCGTCGTACTCGTCCTCGAGTTTCTCGAACAGGGGATCGATCTGATCCTGGGTCCGAGCGGAGTAGATCGTCAGTTCGCCCTCGAGGTCGCCGAGGTCGTCCCAGGAAACGGCGCTCGATTCCGCGGCCGCTTCCTGGGGCTCGTAACTATCGAACGGGTCCTCGTCTCCACCGCCGAGACCGTCGAGACAGCCGGCGACGGCGAGCGTGCCGACCGCAGCCGAACCCGCGCCGAGGAATCGCCGGCGGTTGATCGTCGTTCCCCGCCCGCTGAGATCGTGTCGTTGCATATATAGTTTAGGCCAGCCTAAAACACTAATACCTTCCGGTTACCCGCAGCAGAGCGGTCGAGAGGGTGAGACAGCGAACGCTGTCCGATCGCCGGCCGTCCGATGCCCACGGTTTTCGGCCGACCTAAACCTCTCCGGTCACACCTTTTTAGGCCAACCTAAAGAATCTGTCGGTCACTACTTCGAGCGGAGCCACCCGGCCGCGTGTACGCCTCCGATGCGACGGAGCAGACCGCTCTCTACGGCCTGTGCTCGAGTCGAACTCGTTTTGATGCTCTGGGCTGATGAGTCTCGTATGAGCGTTCGCGAGGAGTTCGACGACTGGGCCACGAGCGGAAAGGACAGGGGGATGGAGGAGCGCCACTGGCACACCGCCAAGCACGCGCTCGCGCGGATGCCCGTCGAACCGGGCGATACCGTCCTCGATCTGGGCTGTGGCAGCGGCTACGCCGGTCGGGCGCTGCGAGACACCAAGGGTGCGGGCCGAGTCTACGGACTCGACGGCTCGCCGGAGATGGCCCACAACGCCGCGGGTTACACGGACGACGGCCAGGTCGGCTACGTCGTCGGCGACTTCGGTTCGCTCCCGTTCGCCGACGACTCGATCGATCACATCTGGTCCATGGAGGCGTTCTACTACGCCGCCGATCCCCACGAGACGCTCGAGGAGGTCGCCCGCGTGCTTCGTCCCGGCGGAACGTTCTACTGCGCGGTCAACTACTACGAGGAAAACGTCCACTCCCGCGAGTGGCAGGAGTTCATCTCGATCGAGATGACCCGCTGGGACCGCGACCAGTACCGCGAGGCGTTCCGCGACGCGGGACTCCTCGTCGCCGAACAGGACAACGTTCCGGACCGCGAGATCACGATCCCCGGCGAGGCCGAGTTCCCGCTCGAGGACTGGGACACCCGCGAGGCGATGGTCGAGCGCTACCGCGAGTACGGCACCCTCCTGACGGTCGGCGTAGCCCCTTGATTTCGGGTCGAACGGCGCGGCGCACCCCTTGGTTTCCACTCGAACCGGGCTCGACGCTCCGCTCTATTCGGCTCACGTCAGTCGATTCACACCCTTCGTGCAGCTTCGAGCCGATACTGCTCACTCGGGCTCGCTCGAGTCGAAACGATCCCCCGTGTCTCACTCGCACTGACTGCGTCAGTTCGATTCGAACCCCTCGCCCGCCGGAATCGCGATCTCGAGCCAGTTCTCCTCGGGGGGCAGCGGACAGTCGAAGGTCTCACTGTAGGCGCAAAACGGCGTGTACGCGAGGTTGAAGTCGACGACGAGTTCGTCGCCGGTCTCGAGGTCCCGATCCGGCGCGAGTTCCATGTATCGCCCGCCCCGGTAGCTCTGCTGACCGGTCGTCTTGTCCCGGAACGGGATGAAGATCGGCTCCTCGTCGGGGCTCTCGAGTTGATAGCCGGCCAGTTCGAACGTCCCGTCCTCGAGGTCCTCGTCGTCGCGTTCGAGTTCGAACTCGAGCGTGACGGTCCGAAGATACCGCATCTCTCGATCCGCGGTCGTATCCATCAACACGACCTCCGGATCGTCGTGGACCGTAGCGGTCGCGGCGACGCGGTAGTCCGAGTCCGGGCTGAAGTACTCGAGCCCGTCGAAGCCGTCGCGATCCTCGGGCGGAATCGGCGACTGGGGATGCTCGGCGAAGAACTCGTCCTTCTCGGCGCGCTTTGACTCGAGTTCGTCGCGCCACTCGTCGACGTCGATAGAATCGCTCATACGGTCCGTTGGAGGAAGATTGGAAGGCGTTGCGTTTGCCGTCTTCTCGTCCCTCGCGACCGGGACGTCTGTCCCCAACGATCGTTACTAACTCGGGAAGAACGATTATTATACTGGCCGCCCGAGGGTCAGATCATGTGGCCGTGGGAACACGCAATCGTGGGGTATCTCGCCTACTCGCTGTTCTGTCACACCTACTACCGGGACTCTCCCGGCGGCCTCGAGGCGTTCGCGGTCGTCTTCGCGTCGGTGCTTCCCGACCTGATCGACAAACCGTTGACGTGGGAGTACGAGATTTTCGAGGTCGGATACGCGCTCGGCCACTCGATCTTCTTCGCGATTCCGCTGTCGGTCGCCGTCGGTGCACTCGCCAGGTCCTACGACCGACCCCGAACTGGCGTTGCGTTCGCCGTCGGCTACCTCCTGCACCTGCCCGCTGACATCGTCGACGGCTACGTCCGGAACGACCACCTCATCTTCTGGATCGTCCTGTGGCCGGTCGAGAGGGGCGACGCTCACCTCCACGCCCACGAACACGGTCCCGGCTTCATCGACCAGTTCTTCGTGTTTTTCACGCATTACCGACACGAACTGTTCTCGAGCGATCCCTCGACGTACATCCTGCTCCAGTTCGCCATGGCCGCCTTCGCCGCGCTGATCTGGCTCTACGACGGCGCACCCGTCCTCCGCGAGTGTCTGCTCGGCGGAAAGCGACTCGTCGAAGCGACGATCGAACGAGCAACCGAGTCCCGGAACCGGTAACCCGCTGCTGCTGTCGCCCGCCAGCGGGCGATTGCGCCAGCCGGTCCGCACGTTTATATTCGAAGCCGCCGCAATCGCAGTTCGTCAACGCTATGGACGACCGACGATGAGTACGGCAAGAATGACGGACTGGCGCTCGATCTTCGGCCACGAGCAACCCTACGACGAGCAGGTCGACGGTATCGAGACCGCAATCGAGACCGCTCGAGACGACGGCTACACCGTCGTCGAGGGGGCCTGTGGCACCGGAAAGACGATGATTGCGCTCAGCGCGGGGATCGACCTCGTGCGCGATCCCGACACCGACTACGAGCGCGTGTTCGTGCTCACGAGCGTCAAGCAGCAACTGCGCCAGTTCGAGGCCGACCTCGAGACGATCAACGCGAACCTGCCCGACGACTGGAACCCGATCTCGGGACTGACCCTCGTCGGCAAGGCCGACGTCTGCCCGTACAACCGGGAGGGAGCGGGCGGGATCGACGACGGCAACGTCTACGACCGCTGTGAGACGCTGCGGGACCGAACCCGCGACCTCACCGGTGAGGGCGGGGAGACGACGGCCGGCACGCTGACCGCGCGGGCGCGCCAGCAACAGACCGGACTCGCCGACAGCGGGACGGCCGGAACGACGGGCCGGTTCCTCGAGACCGCCGGGGAGACGGCCGCTTATCCGCCGGAAATGCCGACGTACGGCGACGGGGGAGCGGTCGGCGCCGAAACCGAGTACTGCCCGTTCTACGCGCAGTACCTCGAGGACCTGCCCGAAGAGGAGAGCGACGGAGACGCCTCGGAGGCCGTCCCGTTCGACTTTACGAGCGCCGGCCTACTCACTCCCGAGGATCTCGTCGCGCGATCCGTTCGACACGGCACCTGCCCCCACTCCGTGATGGGGGCGCTGCTCGGCCACGTCGAGGTCGTCCTGGGAAATTACTACCACGCGTTCGATCCGACGACGACGAACACCTTCACCGGCGCGCTGCTCGACGACTCGACGTTCGTCGTCTGCGACGAGGCCCACATGCTCGAGCCCCGGGTGCGGGACCTGGTCAGTGACGGCGTCGGCGACACGACCCTGCGCGACGCCGAAACCGAACTCTCGCGGGTCATCCAGCCGATCAGGTTCGAACGCGAGGGACGCCAGGCGGAGGGCGGATCGAAGACGGCCGACGCCGAACTCGTTCGCGGAGAACTGGCGGACAGCGACGTCTCGTTCGAGGAACTCGCACGCACGCTCGAGTTCGTTCGAGACCTTCGGCAGGAACTCGACCGCCGGGTCACCGCCCATCTCGACCGGACTCACCGGGGGTGGAAGTCGAACCTGACCGAACTCGCGGACGACGAGATCCCGCTACGCGACCCGCAGGAACCCGCCGAGGACGAACTCTCCGAGTGGGCCGTCGACGCCGGCTACAGCGACGCCGTCTGGGTTCGCGCCGAGGCCGCCGGCGCCGTCGTCGAGCGCGTCCTGAACGAGGCCGAGGACGAGGAGCGCACCCGCGCCGCGCCAGCCGTCGGTCGCGTCCTCGGCGAGTGGTACCGCCGCGACCACACCGACTACTTCCGGGAGATCGAACTCGAGCGGACCTGGGACGACACCGAACCCGCCGACTCGTGGCGCCGGGCCTACACCGCCCGACTCGCCCTGCACAACTGCGTGCCGAGCGACGCCATCGGCGAGCGCCTCGGGAGCTTCGGCGGCGGGATCCTGATGAGTGCGACACTCGAGCCCATGGATGCCTTCACCGAGGTGACGGGCCTCGACTACCTCGCTCGCGAGGAGGACCGCCCGGTCGTCGAACGGCGGTACGGACTGCACTTCCCGGAGACGAACCGCGAGAGCTTCGCGGTCGCCGCGCCCAAGTACACCTACGAGAACCGGGGGCGACCCGGAGAGACCAATCCGACCAGAACGCACTACGCCGACGCTATCGCGAAGGTCGCTCGTCTCCCCGGAAACGTCCTCGTCGGCATGCCGAGCTACGCGGAGGCCGAGTGGGCCGCGGGCGTCGTCGAGGAGCGGATCGAGAAACCCGTCCTGCTCGACGCCGCGAGCGACGACGAGACCACCCAGTCGCTCAAAAGCGAGTTCTTCGCGGGCGACGGGAAGGTGCTCGTCACGAGCCTCCGGGGGACGCTCACCGAGGGCGTCGACTACAGCGGTGACCGGCTCTCGGCGGCCGTCGTCTGTGGCGTCCCGATCGTCAACACCTCGAGTCCCCGGACGAAGGCCGTCCGCCGAGCCTACGACGACGCCTTCGAGGACGGGTTCACGTACGCGCTGACGATTCCCGCGGTGCGGAAGGCGCGCCAGGCGATCGGTCGCGTCATCCGCTCGCCAGAGGACGTCGGCGTTCGCGTGCTGTTGGACGAGCGCTACGCTCGCGATAGCTGGGATTCGGTTCGACCGTACCTGCCCGACGACGACGAGTTCCAGCCCGTCAGTCCCGATATGCTCGAGCACGGCCTCGAGCGGTTCCGGTCACGGTTGTCGTAACGACGGCTGCTCTTCGATGGTGTCCACCGCGCCGCCCTCGACCGCGCTGCTCCAGTTACCGAGCCACTCCTCGAGGCTGCCTCGCAGTCGATCGTATTCGATAGTCACGGACTCCGCGGGAATCTCGGCGCGCTCCTCGAACCCCTCGTCGAGATCGACGAACGCGTTGCTGACCGCGGGAATCTGGGCCCGTCGTTCGGCGAGTTCGACCTGCACCTCGCTCGAGAGGGCGAAGTTGAGGAAGTCGTAGGCGAGATCGATCTTCTCGGCCTGATCGAAGATGGCCACCCCGAGGGGTGTCTCGTACCCCTGTTCGTCCGGGAACGCGACCCGGTAGCGGTCCGGATCTCGATCCTCTCGATCGGCGATCACCGGATCGGTCGAGTAGGCGACTGACAGCGGTCGCTCCGCCGCCGCGTAGAGCTCGTCGGACGCCGCCCAGCCGTCGGTGATCCGGGCGCCGTTCTCTCGGAGTCCGCTCCAGTAGTCGAGGTAGCCGTCGGTTCCGAAGGCGTCGATCGTCCAGAGGAGAAACGCCAGCCCCGAGTCGGCGCGCTCGGGATGGGGAATCAGCAGCGTCTCCTCGTACTCGGGCTCGGTCAGGTCAGCGAGCGTTTCGGGGGCCTCGAGTTCGTCGTCATCCGCGTGGAGGAGACAGCTGTATCGCACCCCGGAGGGGAGAACGCGACCGTTCGGATCGCCGAACTCGAGATCATCGCGGATGCGGTCGGTCGCTGTGATCCGATCCTGGTTGAGTTGGCGGAAGAGTTCGCGCCCCTCGAGTTCGCGGTCGACCGCTGCGAGCGCGGCCGGAGTGAGCCCGAAGTAGACGTCCGCGTCGATTTCGGCCTCCTGGTGGACGCGCCGGACGTAGTGATCGAGGCCGGCTTCCGGGATCGTCCACTGGAGTTCCGCGTCGGGAAACTCCTCCTCGAAGAGTTCCCTGAGTCGCTCGTCGGCGGCTCGCTCGCCGCGGACCATCGACTCGGTTGTGGCGATCCGGAGCGTCCCGTCGAGGTCGGGCTCTTCGGGCTCGGGGTCGTCCCGGTCGTCGACGTCGGCCGGTTCCGCTTCCTCCTCGTCGTCCGCTTCGCGGGTGAAACAGCCGGCTAACCCGGCGAGCCCACCGCCACCGACGGCCCGTACGACCGAACGCCGTTTCATAGCGGTAGTGATACGCCGTATCGCCTTAAGCGCCGGGATCACCCCGTATCGACCGACGTCCGTCTTCTCGCGGCGATTTCCCCGGCATCGGGTCCGGGACAGAAAGGTTTTATCCGACGGCTGAGACTCACCGGTGTGACAGCGAACGCGAACGGAGCGCGACGACGCCGCCACGTGCTCGCTGGTGTGGTTGCTGCGCTCGGCGTCGTAACCGGGGCGATCCTGCTCGAGGTCCTCGGAACGATCCTCTTCGCGCTGACGGTCGCCTACGTTCTGCTTCCCGTACAGGGATGGCTGGTCAGGCGGGGGCTCTCCGAGTGGACGTCCGCCGTCGCCGCGACGCTACTCGGTTTCGTGGGCGCGGTCGCCGTCTTCTCGCCGATCGTCCTCACGCTGTACTTCCGAATCGACGAGGTGATCGCCCTCGTCGAGGACGTTCCGCCGGAGATGCCGGTCACGGTGCTCGACGTGACGTACACGATCGAGGCAGGGGAGGTCCAGACGCTCGCAGTGACCTTCCTGCGCGACCTCGCCGTCTCCCTCGCGTCGTCGCTTCCGGTGCTCGCGATCAAGTTCGCCCTCTTCGTCATCCTGCTGTTCGCGCTACTGTACAAGGGCGACGCGGCCGGACGAGCGGCGATCGCCCCCGTTCCACACGAGTTCCGCGACGTCGTCCACGCGCTCGCCACTCGAGCCCGGGAGACGCTGTACGCGATCTACGTGCTGCAACTCGCCACGTCTGTCGCCTCGCTGCTGATCGGCTACCCGCTGTTCCGGCTGCTGGGTTACGAGATGGCCTTCACGCTCGCGCTCTTCGCCGCAATCTTGCAGTTCGTCCCGA
This DNA window, taken from Natronococcus sp. CG52, encodes the following:
- a CDS encoding DUF7089 family protein, translating into MFELRELSSPVEAIRAEHAPDAVVVDCERDFETLPPAQAEDVGLFVDALEPTSYPTEWLPTDAPKLLARYAGSDFTIGMPGDGSIAWTRQTEPPTIIVKPRVGGSPEPFLNFLLAEALVEVGLDVPEHFIGFFEEEYRALDRATALDAGGTYQVAAALYDGWKGLHTREVFAGWRTDHPELADAWQDAGTRLEDRVSGLPRAVARGETDFADATELACAALKHAIELPAPFAALDTEAYREHGPDYAITWAEKTFDALEE
- a CDS encoding nucleoside triphosphate pyrophosphohydrolase, whose translation is MPTGYNKLVRDRIPEIIEEQDERPVTHVADDEEYADRLAAKLLEEAREFEESRDPEELADVLEVVDAILEAQNRSRESIERTRREKRAERGRFEERIVLERVEDD
- a CDS encoding DUF7090 family protein; translated protein: MEYELAIDGTPETVPGGTGILLLHPSTGETDRIDTDFLKTDTDNFLVVSTRTTAREVRQKLEYYDVDENRAEILDTLSIERGYSRRSSDAVHYVAAPDDVDGIVDHIDGFLDDHDGKLRISFDSVTELAYYAGEEQALSAAERILSLLEEHDAVGLFHLSEDPHDEAFVDEFRALFDGTIDLDEDGSVDASF
- a CDS encoding ABC transporter permease, which codes for MASNRFEKLSNAGEKVSYPGLTIISGLIALLVASPLLWIVLRALQVNPTRAGELVFSARTAGILLTSLGLMVSVTVLSVAIGLPLAILTTRTNLPFRRFWTIVAALPLVIPSYIGAFAFVSAFGPYGEVSSLLGVPMPHVRGFWGAVLVITLYTYPYVFLTARAALLSMDASLVDAARTLNADRFEAFRRVTFPQIRPAIAAGALLTALYAISDFGTPAFMHVEVFTSAIYWEFGALNVEYAALLSLQLLAVTGIVLLIEANVGRDEDASGGTPSGSQIRLGRWKWPAMGTVAGIGILTLAVPIAIFGVWIVRGIGAEASTYAFEWEYALNSVYLAGLAAVIACTFAIPVGYLSSQSESILARLFERVTYVGFAVPGIVIGLALVFFGANYVPFIYREGVVLLVFAYVVRFLPQAVGSTRTSVLQVDDRLPEAARTLNAGRLETFRRVTLPLIAPGVVAGGVLVFLTTMKELPATLMLQPIGMETLVTLIWSAHGTAHYRYAALPALILVVISGLSMLVLLRQEDV
- a CDS encoding extracellular solute-binding protein, producing the protein MQRHDLSGRGTTINRRRFLGAGSAAVGTLAVAGCLDGLGGGDEDPFDSYEPQEAAAESSAVSWDDLGDLEGELTIYSARTQDQIDPLFEKLEDEYDDFTIKRDYDDEGDQLASILEEGENSPADVFYTQSSGELARLKDEGLARELPEDVIDAVDDNYRDSDGQWTGASGRVRAVQYNTDHFDGDDLPDDIFAYAEDERFRDVISTRPNSGTFHSFIVAMMEEEGEDATREWVRAMVEDQNATLYSSGSDQAEAVASGEQEIALGNQYYAGRIVDDDPDAPLDVTFTSNDPGCLFNVSGVAILEGADKPNLAAEFTRHIIAEQGQDFFVDVNGEYPVVDGVEYVGELPTLDEIDPLEFDLNKLGDVEPAIDLLREEGMTV
- a CDS encoding class I SAM-dependent methyltransferase, yielding MSVREEFDDWATSGKDRGMEERHWHTAKHALARMPVEPGDTVLDLGCGSGYAGRALRDTKGAGRVYGLDGSPEMAHNAAGYTDDGQVGYVVGDFGSLPFADDSIDHIWSMEAFYYAADPHETLEEVARVLRPGGTFYCAVNYYEENVHSREWQEFISIEMTRWDRDQYREAFRDAGLLVAEQDNVPDREITIPGEAEFPLEDWDTREAMVERYREYGTLLTVGVAP
- a CDS encoding DUF1684 domain-containing protein; this translates as MSDSIDVDEWRDELESKRAEKDEFFAEHPQSPIPPEDRDGFDGLEYFSPDSDYRVAATATVHDDPEVVLMDTTADREMRYLRTVTLEFELERDDEDLEDGTFELAGYQLESPDEEPIFIPFRDKTTGQQSYRGGRYMELAPDRDLETGDELVVDFNLAYTPFCAYSETFDCPLPPEENWLEIAIPAGEGFESN
- a CDS encoding metal-dependent hydrolase — protein: MWPWEHAIVGYLAYSLFCHTYYRDSPGGLEAFAVVFASVLPDLIDKPLTWEYEIFEVGYALGHSIFFAIPLSVAVGALARSYDRPRTGVAFAVGYLLHLPADIVDGYVRNDHLIFWIVLWPVERGDAHLHAHEHGPGFIDQFFVFFTHYRHELFSSDPSTYILLQFAMAAFAALIWLYDGAPVLRECLLGGKRLVEATIERATESRNR
- a CDS encoding ATP-dependent DNA helicase, with the translated sequence MTDWRSIFGHEQPYDEQVDGIETAIETARDDGYTVVEGACGTGKTMIALSAGIDLVRDPDTDYERVFVLTSVKQQLRQFEADLETINANLPDDWNPISGLTLVGKADVCPYNREGAGGIDDGNVYDRCETLRDRTRDLTGEGGETTAGTLTARARQQQTGLADSGTAGTTGRFLETAGETAAYPPEMPTYGDGGAVGAETEYCPFYAQYLEDLPEEESDGDASEAVPFDFTSAGLLTPEDLVARSVRHGTCPHSVMGALLGHVEVVLGNYYHAFDPTTTNTFTGALLDDSTFVVCDEAHMLEPRVRDLVSDGVGDTTLRDAETELSRVIQPIRFEREGRQAEGGSKTADAELVRGELADSDVSFEELARTLEFVRDLRQELDRRVTAHLDRTHRGWKSNLTELADDEIPLRDPQEPAEDELSEWAVDAGYSDAVWVRAEAAGAVVERVLNEAEDEERTRAAPAVGRVLGEWYRRDHTDYFREIELERTWDDTEPADSWRRAYTARLALHNCVPSDAIGERLGSFGGGILMSATLEPMDAFTEVTGLDYLAREEDRPVVERRYGLHFPETNRESFAVAAPKYTYENRGRPGETNPTRTHYADAIAKVARLPGNVLVGMPSYAEAEWAAGVVEERIEKPVLLDAASDDETTQSLKSEFFAGDGKVLVTSLRGTLTEGVDYSGDRLSAAVVCGVPIVNTSSPRTKAVRRAYDDAFEDGFTYALTIPAVRKARQAIGRVIRSPEDVGVRVLLDERYARDSWDSVRPYLPDDDEFQPVSPDMLEHGLERFRSRLS
- a CDS encoding thiamine ABC transporter substrate-binding protein is translated as MKRRSVVRAVGGGGLAGLAGCFTREADDEEEAEPADVDDRDDPEPEEPDLDGTLRIATTESMVRGERAADERLRELFEEEFPDAELQWTIPEAGLDHYVRRVHQEAEIDADVYFGLTPAALAAVDRELEGRELFRQLNQDRITATDRIRDDLEFGDPNGRVLPSGVRYSCLLHADDDELEAPETLADLTEPEYEETLLIPHPERADSGLAFLLWTIDAFGTDGYLDYWSGLRENGARITDGWAASDELYAAAERPLSVAYSTDPVIADREDRDPDRYRVAFPDEQGYETPLGVAIFDQAEKIDLAYDFLNFALSSEVQVELAERRAQIPAVSNAFVDLDEGFEERAEIPAESVTIEYDRLRGSLEEWLGNWSSAVEGGAVDTIEEQPSLRQP